A genomic region of Lytechinus pictus isolate F3 Inbred chromosome 2, Lp3.0, whole genome shotgun sequence contains the following coding sequences:
- the LOC129271827 gene encoding uncharacterized protein LOC129271827, which produces MQIFKVPLGMGSWSKVTLQAVIVISFILTVIDLVLAQHEGDLHLMHGTSSRNGRLEVYLNDEWVTIFDGGGFSLPEAVVACRQMGFSSGSVAVYHNGMFGSGTSSARLKEIHCEGREMSLVECSYSTCSGMDCNGDDDIGISCGNSEDERYFRTTGFRRWSGFVVLLIAIPFCGHAYKRRGAYGNQSRSIIPLPRYHHGRVPLTSRLEDTTMTSSPGSPPQSFPNSPDGLPAAEPMARVYPHGYVSYPHPTTVPPLRPTAAIYTTSSLDTPNGLPRPSHFITSQTTPDPSSYSVPPPDYSEVETGMESSPSVPNESVLILDPPPKYEDIVKS; this is translated from the exons ATGCAGATATTCAAGGTACCATTAGGAATGGGCAGCTGGTCGAAAGTTACCTTACAAGCTGTGATCGTCATTTCGTTTATCTTAACCGTCATCGATTTGGTGCTCGCTCAAC ATGAAGGTGACCTGCATCTCATGCATGGAACCTCTTCACGGAACGGTAGACTGGAAGTTTACCTGAACGATGAATGGGTGACGATCTTCGACGGTGGTGGATTCAGCTTACCAGAAGCGGTGGTGGCGTGCAGACAGATGGGTTTTAGTTCTGGATCGGTTGCAGTCTACCACAATGGGATGTTTGGGAGTGGTACATCAAGTGCGAGACTCAAGGAGATACATTGTGAAGGAAGAGAGATGAGCCTCGTGGAATGCTCCTACAGTACGTGTAGTGGAATGGACTGcaacggtgatgatgatattggcaTATCGTGCGGTAACA GTGAAGATGAAAGGTATTTTCGCACAACTGGATTCAGAAGATGGAGTGGTTTTGTCGTCTTACTGATTGCCATACCATTCTGCGGGCATGCTTATAAACGCCGTGGTGCTTATGGTAATCAGAGTCGTTCCATCATCCCTTTACCGCGTTACCACCATGGACGAGTGCCTCTGACGAGTCGTTTGGAAGATACTACCATGACATCATCACCGGGGAGTCCTCCACAGTCCTTCCCAAACTCTCCAGATGGTCTGCCGGCAGCCGAACCGATGGCAAGAGTTTATCCCCATGGATACGTGTCTTACCCTCACCCCACCACTGTACCGCCTTTAAGACCTACGGCAGCTATTTACACTACATCATCTCTGGACACACCCAATGGCTTACCACGCCCATCTCATTTTATCACCAGTCAGACCACACCCGATCCTTCATCGTACTCAGTACCACCACCAGACTATTCCGAGGTGGAAACAGGAATGGAATCTTCACCAAGTGTCCCAAATGAGTCCGTTCTTATTTTAGACCCACCTCCTAAATATGAAGACAtcgtaaaatcatga